A part of Desulfomicrobium baculatum DSM 4028 genomic DNA contains:
- a CDS encoding ABC transporter substrate-binding protein, with protein MKRLVVVIAILLCSALSAQAAELDPAKAKAEGTATFYANITAVEPIMEAFEADTGVKGAYTRISTSKFLATVLTEFEAGKLMADVVQAPLPVLEILKSKGVLASYSSPAAAGYADWTRKDDAIQLFGIEYVGLIYNKELVKAADVPKRYEDLADPKWKDKIVMANPANHATTISWLVGLKETVFTSEEEWMSFLKGLAANKPMFVASFGPTPAPVESGEKLIAISMPKYIITKAPAPLDWARVEQPLLGTPRAIAVTSKAPHPNAARLFVDYWLSEKAMGILAKDVGEYVLAPGVYPPIDGMDKAEVMPIRDLSDEEIQKWGDQFKTIFDVQ; from the coding sequence ATGAAAAGATTGGTGGTTGTGATCGCGATTCTGTTGTGCTCGGCTCTGTCCGCCCAGGCGGCGGAACTGGATCCGGCCAAGGCCAAGGCCGAGGGCACGGCGACCTTCTATGCCAACATCACCGCGGTGGAACCGATCATGGAGGCTTTCGAGGCCGACACCGGGGTCAAGGGCGCGTACACCAGAATTTCCACTTCGAAATTCCTCGCCACTGTCCTGACGGAATTCGAGGCGGGTAAACTCATGGCCGACGTGGTGCAGGCGCCGCTTCCGGTCCTGGAGATTCTTAAATCCAAGGGCGTCCTCGCCTCCTACAGTTCACCGGCCGCCGCCGGCTATGCGGACTGGACCAGAAAGGACGACGCCATCCAGCTTTTCGGCATCGAGTACGTAGGGCTCATCTACAACAAGGAGCTGGTCAAGGCGGCCGACGTTCCCAAGCGTTACGAGGATCTGGCCGATCCGAAGTGGAAGGACAAGATCGTGATGGCCAACCCCGCCAATCACGCCACCACCATCTCCTGGCTGGTCGGCCTCAAGGAAACCGTGTTCACGTCCGAAGAGGAATGGATGAGCTTCCTCAAAGGGCTGGCCGCCAACAAACCCATGTTCGTGGCCTCCTTCGGCCCCACGCCTGCTCCGGTGGAGAGCGGCGAGAAGCTCATCGCCATCTCCATGCCCAAATACATCATCACCAAGGCTCCGGCTCCCCTGGACTGGGCCCGGGTGGAGCAGCCGTTGCTGGGCACGCCGCGCGCCATCGCCGTGACCTCCAAGGCCCCGCACCCCAATGCCGCCCGTCTTTTCGTGGACTACTGGCTGTCCGAAAAGGCCATGGGCATCCTGGCCAAGGACGTGGGTGAATACGTCCTTGCGCCCGGCGTCTATCCGCCCATCGATGGCATGGACAAGGCCGAGGTCATGCCCATCCGCGATCTCTCCGACGAGGAGATCCAGAAGTGGGGCGACCAGTTCAAGACCATCTTCGACGTGCAGTGA
- a CDS encoding UDP-glucose dehydrogenase family protein translates to MNICIVGTGYVGLVSAACFAEMGNAVTCVDINPKVIEGLKKGEVHIYEPGLEAMVRRNFQEGRLTFTTDLSEGLKDSLFVFCCVGTPEGEDGTADLRYVHQVARDVGRHMHDYKIIVDKSTVPVGTADSVRATVQEELDKRGLKVEFDVVSNPEFLKEGDAVNDFMKPDRVVVGTDNVRTAELLKSLYAPYARSREKMIVMGVRSAEMTKYAANCMLATKISFINEIANICEKVGADVRDVRHGIGADHRIGYQFIYPGVGYGGSCFPKDVKALIGTAQGVGYEPQLLCAVDEVNDRQKTVIARKIESYFAEQGGVKGKTLALWGLAFKANTDDMREAPSLELIRHLTGLGMRVQAFDPVAGPNARRILADNPLVTICEDQYAALKGASALAVVTEWNQFRNPEFAKIKKALTAPILFDGRNLYSPALMAAEGFAYFCVGR, encoded by the coding sequence ATGAATATATGCATAGTTGGAACGGGTTACGTGGGCCTGGTGTCCGCAGCCTGTTTCGCCGAGATGGGCAACGCGGTGACCTGCGTCGACATCAACCCCAAAGTGATCGAGGGGCTCAAGAAGGGCGAGGTGCACATCTACGAGCCCGGCCTTGAGGCCATGGTCCGCCGCAATTTCCAGGAAGGCCGCCTGACCTTCACCACCGACCTCTCCGAGGGCCTCAAAGACAGCCTCTTCGTCTTTTGCTGCGTGGGCACGCCCGAGGGCGAGGACGGCACCGCCGACCTGCGCTACGTGCATCAGGTGGCCCGCGACGTGGGTCGCCACATGCATGACTACAAGATCATCGTGGACAAATCCACCGTACCCGTGGGCACCGCCGACAGCGTGCGCGCCACCGTGCAGGAGGAGCTGGACAAGCGCGGTCTCAAGGTTGAGTTCGACGTGGTCTCCAACCCCGAGTTTCTCAAGGAAGGCGACGCGGTCAACGACTTCATGAAGCCCGACCGCGTGGTCGTGGGCACGGACAACGTGCGCACTGCCGAACTCTTGAAAAGCCTCTACGCCCCCTACGCACGCAGCCGCGAGAAGATGATCGTCATGGGCGTGCGAAGCGCGGAGATGACCAAATACGCAGCCAACTGCATGCTTGCCACCAAGATCTCCTTCATCAACGAGATCGCCAACATCTGCGAAAAGGTCGGGGCCGACGTGCGCGACGTGCGGCACGGCATCGGGGCCGATCACCGCATCGGCTACCAGTTCATCTATCCGGGCGTGGGCTACGGCGGGTCCTGTTTCCCCAAGGACGTGAAAGCGCTCATCGGCACGGCCCAGGGCGTGGGTTATGAACCGCAGCTCCTGTGCGCCGTGGACGAGGTCAACGACCGCCAGAAGACCGTCATCGCGCGCAAGATCGAGTCGTATTTCGCCGAGCAGGGCGGGGTAAAAGGCAAGACCCTGGCTCTATGGGGACTGGCCTTTAAAGCCAACACCGACGACATGCGCGAAGCCCCGTCCCTGGAACTGATCCGGCATCTGACGGGTCTTGGCATGCGCGTGCAGGCTTTCGATCCGGTGGCCGGTCCCAATGCGCGCCGCATTCTGGCCGATAACCCCCTAGTCACGATTTGCGAGGACCAGTACGCGGCCTTGAAAGGCGCCTCGGCCCTGGCCGTGGTCACGGAATGGAACCAGTTCCGCAATCCGGAATTCGCCAAGATCAAGAAGGCGCTGACCGCGCCCATCCTCTTTGACGGCCGCAACCTCTATTCCCCGGCCCTCATGGCGGCGGAGGGGTTCGCCTATTTCTGCGTGGGTCGCTAG
- a CDS encoding serine dehydratase subunit alpha family protein, with protein MSFCVKDILRMQVAPALGCTEPVAVALAAAAARAVLPGRPERVDLWVDPNIYKNGLAVIIPGTGGLSGLDLAGALGVFGGDASLGLEVLEPLDEESVQAARALVRDGGVSLNLLQDQRGLFIRAEVFDGSHVAEAVVRDMHDNVVSVSLDGTVLPRAQTSSTIAASSEMPRLEAWIKALSLADLVRLLDDLDDEDREFLMEGVRTNMRLAEHGLKFGPGLGIGKALDRLVRQKLVCRDMILAARILTSAASDARMGGVKLPAMSSAGSGNHGLTAILPIWAIREFITCEEKDVLEAMALSHLVTAYVKAHTGRLSAICGCSVAAGAGASAGIAYLLGGNLAHVAGAIKNIIEDLAGVICDGAKAGCSLKLATAAGTAVQAALFSLQGVNVMDTDGIIGASPEETMQNIGMLSTEGMIETDRTILKIMLAKRFSGF; from the coding sequence ATGAGCTTTTGCGTCAAGGATATTTTGCGCATGCAGGTCGCGCCGGCTCTGGGCTGCACCGAGCCGGTGGCCGTGGCCCTGGCCGCCGCCGCTGCCAGGGCTGTTTTGCCGGGCAGGCCCGAGCGGGTGGATTTGTGGGTCGACCCCAACATTTACAAGAACGGTCTGGCGGTCATCATCCCCGGCACCGGGGGGCTGAGCGGCCTGGATCTGGCCGGAGCCCTGGGGGTTTTTGGCGGCGATGCGTCCCTGGGCCTGGAAGTCCTTGAACCGCTGGATGAAGAATCCGTGCAGGCGGCGCGCGCCCTTGTCCGTGACGGCGGCGTGAGCCTGAACCTGCTCCAGGACCAGCGAGGCCTCTTTATCCGCGCCGAGGTTTTCGACGGCTCGCACGTGGCCGAGGCCGTGGTCCGCGACATGCACGACAACGTGGTCAGCGTGAGCCTGGACGGAACCGTTTTGCCCCGCGCCCAGACGTCGAGCACGATTGCCGCCTCCAGCGAAATGCCCCGCCTGGAAGCCTGGATCAAGGCCTTGTCCCTGGCGGATCTGGTCCGACTGCTCGATGATCTGGACGACGAGGACCGCGAATTTCTGATGGAAGGGGTGCGCACCAACATGCGCCTGGCCGAGCATGGCCTCAAGTTCGGTCCCGGTCTTGGCATCGGCAAGGCTCTGGACCGCCTGGTGCGTCAGAAGCTTGTCTGCCGGGACATGATCCTGGCCGCGCGCATCCTCACATCGGCCGCTTCGGACGCGCGCATGGGCGGGGTCAAGCTGCCGGCCATGAGCTCCGCCGGGAGCGGCAACCACGGCCTGACCGCCATTCTGCCCATCTGGGCCATCCGCGAATTCATCACCTGCGAAGAAAAAGACGTGCTTGAAGCCATGGCGCTGAGCCATCTGGTCACGGCCTACGTCAAGGCCCACACCGGGCGGCTTTCCGCCATCTGCGGCTGCTCCGTGGCCGCCGGAGCCGGGGCCAGCGCGGGCATCGCCTATCTGCTGGGCGGCAATCTGGCCCACGTTGCCGGGGCCATCAAGAACATCATCGAGGATCTGGCCGGGGTCATCTGCGACGGCGCCAAGGCCGGATGTTCGCTCAAGCTGGCCACGGCCGCGGGAACGGCCGTGCAGGCTGCTCTTTTTTCGCTGCAAGGCGTCAATGTGATGGACACCGATGGAATCATCGGCGCTTCGCCCGAAGAGACCATGCAGAACATCGGCATGCTGAGCACCGAAGGCATGATCGAAACCGACCGGACCATTCTGAAAATAATGCTGGCCAAGCGTTTCTCCGGATTCTGA
- a CDS encoding extracellular solute-binding protein yields the protein MKRLVFTVLCLMLATQALAASKELYVYNWSEYMPDSVLEDFTKETGIKVIMSTYDSNEALYAKIRMVDAKGYDLIVPSTDFVARMHKEGLLMPLDKSKLTNLGNLDPKLMNQSFDPDNTYSVPYMWGSTAIAVNTTNPVAAAVTSYADLWKPELKGKILLPNDMRGVLGMGLKRLGYSLNETDPAKVAEACELLMPLMASVRVFDSDSPKQAILNNEVQAAVLWNGEAYIASDENPDIRYVYPTEGFSLWVDNLCIPKNAANTDNAHLFIDYLLRPEVAAFICQEMGYSSPNLAAQAILPEDVRGNAIVYPAPEDMARGEFETDLGPAVKAYEECWMRLKTQ from the coding sequence ATGAAACGATTGGTATTCACGGTCCTGTGCCTCATGCTGGCCACCCAGGCCCTGGCGGCATCCAAGGAACTCTACGTCTACAATTGGTCCGAATACATGCCGGACAGCGTGCTTGAGGATTTCACCAAAGAGACCGGAATCAAGGTCATCATGTCCACCTACGACAGCAACGAGGCTCTCTACGCCAAGATCAGGATGGTCGATGCCAAGGGGTACGACCTCATCGTGCCGTCCACGGATTTCGTGGCTCGCATGCACAAGGAGGGGCTGCTCATGCCCCTGGACAAATCCAAACTGACCAATCTGGGCAATCTTGATCCCAAGCTCATGAACCAGTCCTTTGATCCGGACAACACCTACAGCGTGCCCTACATGTGGGGCTCCACGGCCATCGCCGTGAATACCACGAACCCGGTCGCGGCTGCAGTCACTTCCTACGCCGATCTGTGGAAGCCGGAACTTAAAGGCAAAATCCTGCTGCCCAACGACATGCGCGGAGTGCTCGGCATGGGCCTGAAGCGACTGGGCTATTCGCTCAACGAGACCGACCCGGCCAAAGTGGCCGAAGCCTGCGAGCTTCTGATGCCGCTCATGGCGAGCGTGCGCGTCTTTGATTCCGACTCCCCCAAGCAGGCCATCTTGAACAACGAGGTGCAGGCGGCGGTGCTGTGGAACGGCGAGGCCTACATCGCTTCGGACGAAAATCCGGACATCCGCTACGTATACCCCACCGAAGGTTTCAGTCTCTGGGTCGACAATCTCTGCATCCCCAAAAATGCGGCCAACACGGACAACGCCCACCTTTTCATCGACTACCTCCTGCGTCCCGAAGTGGCGGCTTTCATCTGTCAGGAGATGGGCTATTCCTCTCCGAACCTGGCGGCCCAGGCAATTCTTCCCGAAGACGTGCGCGGCAACGCCATTGTCTATCCCGCGCCTGAAGACATGGCCCGGGGCGAATTCGAGACCGACCTGGGACCGGCCGTGAAAGCCTACGAAGAATGCTGGATGCGGCTCAAAACGCAGTAG
- the potC gene encoding spermidine/putrescine ABC transporter permease PotC: MRKLRILYVTLVFVFLYLPLGVMVAYSFNSSRFSMAWKGLTLDWYVKLFGNTALMQAALHSLLIAALAATCSSILGTLIAMALQRWRFPSRKVIHTSLFVMMMSPDIVIGISLLVLFMALSLPLGFWTLLMAHITLCVPFVSITVYGRLQGFDPHVVEAARDLGAGEYEVFRHVVLPMVFPAVLAGWFLSFTLSIDDVIISFFTTGPTFEVLPLRIYSMVRLGLKPEVNALCAIMILITVVAVFVSQRFLKEKS, translated from the coding sequence ATGCGAAAGCTGCGCATTCTTTACGTCACGCTGGTTTTTGTCTTCCTGTATTTGCCGCTGGGCGTCATGGTCGCCTATTCGTTCAACTCGTCCCGTTTTTCCATGGCATGGAAGGGCCTGACCCTTGACTGGTATGTAAAGCTCTTCGGCAACACCGCGCTTATGCAGGCGGCCCTGCACTCGCTGCTTATCGCGGCGCTGGCGGCAACCTGCTCAAGCATCCTGGGCACGCTCATCGCCATGGCCCTGCAGCGCTGGCGCTTTCCGTCGCGCAAGGTCATCCACACCTCGCTTTTCGTCATGATGATGTCTCCGGACATCGTCATCGGCATTTCGCTGTTGGTGCTCTTCATGGCCCTGTCCCTGCCGCTGGGGTTCTGGACCCTGCTCATGGCCCACATCACCCTGTGCGTGCCCTTTGTCAGCATCACCGTCTACGGCCGTCTGCAGGGGTTCGACCCGCACGTGGTGGAAGCCGCCCGGGACCTCGGGGCGGGCGAGTACGAGGTTTTCAGGCATGTGGTCCTGCCCATGGTCTTTCCCGCTGTCCTGGCCGGGTGGTTTCTCAGTTTCACCCTGTCAATCGACGACGTGATCATCAGCTTCTTCACCACCGGACCCACGTTCGAGGTCCTGCCTTTGCGCATCTATTCCATGGTCCGCCTGGGACTCAAGCCCGAGGTCAATGCCCTGTGCGCGATCATGATCCTTATAACCGTTGTGGCTGTCTTCGTGTCGCAGCGCTTCCTGAAGGAGAAATCATGA
- the potB gene encoding spermidine/putrescine ABC transporter permease PotB: protein MKNDGFFKLAVIVGAISWMAIFAFVPNVLVFLASFSSTSSANFIEPGFSFGNYARLMDATHLDILLSSLRLSGLVTVICLVTAYPFAAVLARTPKPLRNTLLLLVVIPFWTNSLVRTYAMTAMLNSSGIVNNVLLTLGIIDSPLAMMYTPGAVVLGLVYTLLPFMILPLYAALERLDRRYLEAARDLGASPWRAFWKVVVPLTMPGIVSGCMLVFLPGIGMFYVSDVLGGAKAMLLGNFIRDQFLTTRDWPLGAAASVTLTVLMGVMLLLYWKSAARLGRKEA from the coding sequence ATGAAAAATGACGGCTTCTTCAAGCTCGCCGTCATTGTCGGCGCCATCTCCTGGATGGCGATTTTTGCTTTTGTACCCAATGTCCTGGTCTTTTTGGCCAGTTTCAGCTCCACGTCCTCCGCGAACTTCATCGAACCCGGTTTTTCCTTCGGCAATTACGCCCGGCTGATGGATGCGACCCATCTGGACATTCTGCTGTCTTCCCTGCGTCTCTCCGGACTGGTCACGGTCATCTGCCTCGTCACGGCCTATCCTTTTGCCGCCGTTCTGGCCCGGACCCCCAAGCCGCTGCGCAACACACTGCTCCTGCTGGTGGTCATCCCCTTCTGGACAAATTCTCTGGTGCGTACGTACGCCATGACCGCTATGCTCAACTCCAGCGGCATCGTGAACAATGTGCTCCTGACCCTGGGCATCATCGATTCGCCCCTGGCCATGATGTACACCCCCGGCGCCGTGGTTCTGGGCCTTGTGTACACGTTGCTGCCGTTCATGATCCTGCCCCTTTACGCGGCCCTGGAGCGCCTCGACCGCCGCTATCTTGAAGCTGCCCGGGATCTGGGCGCGAGCCCCTGGCGGGCGTTCTGGAAGGTGGTCGTGCCTTTGACCATGCCCGGCATCGTCTCCGGCTGCATGCTGGTCTTTCTGCCGGGCATCGGCATGTTCTACGTGTCCGACGTGCTCGGCGGGGCCAAGGCCATGCTGCTTGGCAACTTCATTCGCGACCAGTTCCTGACCACCCGTGACTGGCCGCTGGGCGCGGCGGCCAGCGTGACCCTGACCGTGCTCATGGGCGTGATGCTCCTTCTCTATTGGAAGAGCGCTGCCCGGCTGGGCAGGAAGGAGGCCTGA
- the potA gene encoding spermidine/putrescine ABC transporter ATP-binding protein PotA → MTDSAAQSQALPIVQLRNVAKSYDGQHALTDVSLDVQRGEFLTILGPSGCGKTTILRLVAGFESATAGSISIDGKIVTDLPPERRNVNTVFQSYALFPHMNVFDNVAFGLRMKKRPAAEVSAEVRETLRLVQLEGFDTRMVGKLSGGQQQRVAIARAIINRPLVLLLDEPLSALDYRLRKQMQLDLKHLQRKLGITFVLVTHDQEEAFSMSDRVVVMNNGHIEQIGTPVSVYEEPRNLYVARFVGEINIIDAEVVELGEGRARVRAQGLDVFMRTSHAFRPGEKVHILLRPEDLRVETLKDLAEDPELEDVFARDRSLVGTVEETIYKGATYDVVVRLDAGGTVTATEFFNEDDETVYFRAADRVAVSWVEGWEVVLPHEK, encoded by the coding sequence ATGACGGATTCTGCGGCGCAGAGCCAGGCATTGCCGATCGTTCAATTGCGGAACGTGGCAAAGAGTTATGATGGTCAGCATGCCTTGACGGACGTGTCCCTCGACGTGCAGCGCGGCGAGTTTCTGACCATCCTTGGACCCTCGGGTTGCGGCAAGACAACCATCCTGCGCCTCGTGGCCGGCTTTGAAAGCGCCACTGCCGGATCCATATCCATTGACGGCAAGATCGTGACCGATCTCCCTCCGGAGCGCCGCAATGTCAATACGGTCTTTCAGAGCTACGCCCTTTTTCCGCACATGAACGTGTTCGACAACGTCGCCTTTGGGCTGCGCATGAAGAAGCGCCCGGCTGCCGAAGTCTCCGCCGAAGTCCGCGAGACCTTGCGGCTGGTCCAGCTCGAAGGTTTCGATACGCGCATGGTCGGCAAACTCTCCGGCGGGCAGCAACAGCGCGTCGCCATTGCCAGGGCCATCATCAACCGGCCCCTCGTCCTGCTCCTCGATGAACCTCTCTCCGCTCTCGATTACCGGCTGCGCAAGCAGATGCAGCTTGATCTGAAACACCTGCAGCGCAAGCTCGGCATCACCTTCGTCCTGGTCACCCACGATCAGGAAGAGGCCTTTTCCATGTCCGACCGCGTCGTGGTCATGAACAACGGCCACATCGAGCAGATCGGCACCCCGGTCAGCGTGTACGAGGAGCCCCGCAACCTCTACGTGGCCCGCTTCGTGGGTGAGATCAACATCATCGACGCCGAGGTGGTGGAGCTTGGCGAGGGTCGCGCCAGGGTGCGGGCCCAGGGGCTCGACGTGTTCATGCGCACCAGTCATGCCTTCCGGCCCGGCGAGAAGGTGCACATCCTGCTGCGCCCCGAGGACCTGCGGGTCGAGACCCTGAAGGACTTGGCCGAGGACCCGGAGCTGGAAGACGTCTTTGCCCGTGACCGCTCTCTGGTCGGCACGGTGGAGGAGACCATCTACAAGGGCGCGACCTATGACGTCGTGGTCCGGCTCGATGCCGGCGGCACGGTCACGGCCACGGAATTTTTCAACGAGGACGACGAGACCGTGTATTTTCGGGCCGCCGACCGGGTGGCCGTGAGCTGGGTCGAGGGATGGGAAGTGGTGCTGCCGCATGAAAAATGA
- a CDS encoding bifunctional ADP-dependent NAD(P)H-hydrate dehydratase/NAD(P)H-hydrate epimerase has protein sequence MVTLLPTPEEMSRWDRLTIDEFGLSGQILMENASRAALYALKKEFGPLRAASVMVFAGPGNNGGDAFALARHLVNLGATVLILHAKHLAQYTQDSAYHLKLAMDMGIPCSYLPEYEMDLVPRIDIIVDGLLGTGFEGPLRPNVQAWIKSINKLGVHSYVLSLDIPSGLSGTTGQPMPQAVEADLTVTFEEAKLGLFLPPAKKHVGKLVTSKIGIPRHIKDQHPTAHVALGPDLADLLPEPGATMHKGDAGHILILGGSPGLTGAPMLAARAAFRSGAGLVSIACPKALTSAYGNFPEIMTLGLGNSDQWCSGCFDSLLPSLSRYSAVVFGPGLGRTDGAMAFLERYLAQPHARTLYDADALFLLAQRPDLLALIGPDAVLTPHPGEMANFFGVTAGAINLARASYAREFSFGRCVNLVLKGAATIVAGHEDPISISPFCAPNLAIGGSGDVLAGIIGSLMAQGHPPLTAARIGVYWHGYAGTQLANDFPYRGNTPMEIADYLPTALKEWKKCVQLKIS, from the coding sequence ATGGTTACCCTTTTGCCCACTCCCGAGGAAATGTCCCGCTGGGACAGACTGACCATCGATGAGTTCGGGCTGTCCGGACAAATCCTGATGGAAAACGCCAGCAGGGCCGCTCTCTATGCCCTTAAAAAAGAATTCGGCCCCTTGCGAGCCGCGTCGGTCATGGTTTTTGCCGGTCCCGGCAACAACGGCGGCGATGCCTTCGCCCTGGCCAGACATCTGGTCAATCTGGGAGCGACGGTCCTCATCCTGCACGCCAAGCACCTCGCGCAATATACCCAGGATTCCGCCTACCATCTGAAGCTGGCCATGGACATGGGCATCCCCTGCTCCTACCTGCCCGAATACGAGATGGATCTGGTGCCAAGGATCGACATTATCGTGGACGGCCTGCTCGGAACCGGCTTCGAGGGACCGCTGCGACCCAATGTGCAGGCATGGATCAAGTCCATCAACAAATTGGGCGTCCATTCCTATGTCCTGTCGCTGGACATCCCTTCGGGGCTCAGCGGCACCACGGGCCAGCCCATGCCTCAAGCGGTCGAAGCCGACCTGACCGTGACCTTCGAGGAGGCCAAGCTCGGACTCTTCCTGCCCCCGGCCAAAAAACATGTGGGCAAGCTGGTCACGTCCAAGATCGGCATTCCACGCCACATCAAGGACCAGCACCCCACCGCCCACGTTGCCCTGGGGCCGGACCTTGCGGATCTGCTGCCTGAACCGGGCGCGACCATGCACAAGGGAGACGCAGGACATATTCTGATCCTGGGCGGCTCCCCCGGCCTGACCGGCGCGCCCATGCTTGCGGCCCGGGCGGCCTTTCGCTCCGGCGCCGGACTGGTCAGCATCGCGTGTCCCAAGGCCCTGACTTCGGCCTACGGAAACTTCCCCGAAATCATGACTCTGGGACTCGGCAATTCGGACCAATGGTGCTCAGGTTGCTTCGATTCCCTGCTGCCGAGTCTTTCGCGCTACTCGGCCGTGGTCTTCGGCCCCGGCCTTGGCCGCACCGACGGAGCCATGGCCTTTCTGGAACGCTATCTGGCCCAGCCTCACGCCAGAACCCTCTACGATGCCGACGCCCTCTTCCTCCTGGCCCAGCGCCCCGACCTCCTGGCCCTCATCGGCCCGGACGCGGTGCTGACCCCGCATCCCGGCGAGATGGCCAATTTCTTCGGCGTCACGGCCGGAGCCATCAATCTCGCCAGGGCCAGCTATGCAAGGGAATTTTCATTCGGACGCTGCGTCAATCTGGTCTTGAAAGGTGCGGCGACCATCGTCGCCGGACACGAAGACCCCATTTCCATCTCACCCTTCTGCGCCCCGAACCTGGCCATTGGAGGATCGGGCGACGTGCTCGCCGGAATCATCGGCAGCCTGATGGCCCAGGGGCACCCGCCATTGACCGCCGCCCGGATCGGCGTGTATTGGCACGGATATGCGGGCACCCAGCTCGCCAATGATTTCCCGTACCGGGGCAACACCCCCATGGAAATCGCCGATTACCTGCCAACCGCCTTGAAGGAGTGGAAAAAATGCGTACAGCTCAAGATATCATGA
- a CDS encoding CBS domain-containing protein: MRTAQDIMTTEVITISPEADITEAVKILLDKGVNGLPVVDSTGQLVGILCQSDLVRMQKSLPIPSLFTLLDGFVPMSSSALLEAEVRRIAASKVSDAMSAKVVTIGPDMTIDEIAALMVDKKFHTLPVTSKGQLLGVVGKKDVIKTLIPHS; encoded by the coding sequence ATGCGTACAGCTCAAGATATCATGACCACCGAGGTCATCACCATCAGCCCCGAAGCAGACATCACCGAAGCCGTGAAAATCCTGCTCGACAAGGGTGTCAACGGACTTCCAGTGGTCGACAGCACCGGCCAGCTGGTCGGCATCCTGTGCCAGAGCGATCTGGTCCGCATGCAGAAAAGCCTGCCCATCCCCTCTCTTTTCACCCTGCTGGACGGCTTCGTGCCCATGTCCTCCTCGGCGCTGCTTGAAGCCGAGGTCAGGCGCATCGCCGCTTCCAAGGTTTCCGACGCCATGAGCGCGAAAGTGGTCACCATCGGCCCGGACATGACCATCGACGAAATCGCGGCTCTCATGGTCGACAAAAAATTCCACACCCTGCCCGTCACGAGCAAGGGCCAGCTGCTGGGTGTTGTCGGCAAGAAAGACGTCATCAAAACCCTGATCCCTCATTCATGA
- the tsaE gene encoding tRNA (adenosine(37)-N6)-threonylcarbamoyltransferase complex ATPase subunit type 1 TsaE yields MIIVLTSLEATAALARAFAACIAASPALPPVLLHGQLGAGKTTFIRELVQSLPGSENAEVSSPSFNILNLYPTTPPVGHFDLYRTEGRNFDPDLEETLFAPDHFCLLEWAEYLPREYMPDSHLDMVWTAEAETRTVTIAAHGPEAQALLECLEKATSI; encoded by the coding sequence ATGATCATTGTCCTGACCTCTCTTGAGGCCACCGCCGCCCTGGCCCGCGCCTTTGCGGCCTGCATCGCCGCCAGTCCGGCCCTGCCTCCCGTGCTTCTGCACGGGCAGCTCGGGGCCGGAAAGACGACCTTCATCCGCGAACTGGTCCAGTCTCTGCCGGGAAGCGAAAACGCCGAGGTCAGCAGCCCCAGCTTCAATATCCTGAACCTTTACCCCACGACGCCACCCGTGGGGCATTTCGACCTTTACCGCACCGAAGGACGGAACTTCGATCCCGATCTGGAAGAGACACTCTTCGCCCCGGATCATTTCTGCTTGCTTGAATGGGCCGAGTACCTCCCCAGGGAGTATATGCCCGACTCCCATCTCGACATGGTCTGGACGGCCGAAGCAGAGACCAGAACCGTTACAATCGCCGCCCACGGACCCGAAGCCCAGGCCCTTCTGGAGTGTCTGGAAAAGGCCACAAGCATTTAG